A genomic segment from Triticum dicoccoides isolate Atlit2015 ecotype Zavitan chromosome 1A, WEW_v2.0, whole genome shotgun sequence encodes:
- the LOC119364489 gene encoding uncharacterized protein LOC119364489 has translation MARAMTATAGNGDVWVEKVDKIRYVYNAVTRPSVSPNPRPATVTKKLAAANVAISRKNSGTTLVRGVASPEDIDDYIARKKREFALGL, from the coding sequence ATGGCTCGCGCCATGACCGCCACCGCCGGCAACGGCGACGTGTGGGTGGAGAAGGTGGACAAGATCAGGTACGTCTACAACGCCGTCACCAGGCCTTCTGTTTCCCCTAACCCGAGGCCGGCGACGGTGACGAAGAAGCTGGCCGCCGCCAACGTCGCCATCTCCAGGAAGAACAGCGGGACGACCCTGGTCCGCGGCGTGGCCTCGCCGGAGGACATCGACGACTACATCGCCAGGAAGAAGAGGGAGTTCGCTCTAGGCCTGTAG
- the LOC119364499 gene encoding replication protein A 70 kDa DNA-binding subunit C-like, with amino-acid sequence MEAPPPLTAGAVTEIWELPNGPATFQPVLQVADLRPVVAKNTTAAAAAAQHSERFRMLLSDGVHSQQSMLGTGLNDLIKDGTLRVGSIVHLTDMTCNTIQKRRIVIVVKLEVLQSECPKIGTPKIYEKSLPEGQEPNLPANAAQTNSGNYSGPGMLGSAVAPRVEQIGNNLSYGRPNNGGPGVGSSICQSVQPGANNVLSGGTYGAMSAQNTMNANVVQPNSHQNQSFAVPGTGGGFGPPGNIYGRPAQPSYQQPPPPHRNSGPVAKNEAASRVIPISALNPYQRTWTIKARVTAKVQVKNFVNARGPGKVFSFDLLDANGGEIRATCFGAAVDQFYDLIEVDKVYLVSRGSLKPANKRFSPLNNDYEMNLEPSSSIEVCSGDDSSIPKQQFNFRQISEIANMDKDTTVDLLGVVTSVRPSFTVMLKNGGETQKRVLQLKDMSGCSVEMTFWGNFCDAEGQQLQSLCDSGLNPILALKSGRVGEFNGKTVGTTSSSLLKINPDFPEAERLRQWYITEGKIAACTSLSGEMSSMGRTDVRKKTAQIKDECMGQSEKPDWITVQGAISQIYTDNFCYPACTREVNGKSCNKKVTNSGDGMWLCERCDQSSETCEYRYLLSCQIQDHTGFTPATSFQEAGQEIIGLSAQDLFRIKHEEQDDVRFAEIIQQVRFQQYLFKLRVKEEVYNDEPRVKCNIVKAEIYDPVKESHFFLGAIDSLLAEDASGSSPGLNGGPAVNAGFANSEAGQSVPASNNSYAVNMGGPNQFGQQFSASRGMPTAPSATPAAGSGFAANSYGPSAANASSGLCFKCNQPGHFSRDCPGQAASYSSSVGGNANTGLCFKCNQPGHFARDCPAQAAGHQRQTYANGAAAGGYNRQSYVGS; translated from the exons ATGGAGGCGCCGCCGCCGCTGACGGCGGGCGCGGTGACGGAGATATGGGAGCTCCCGAACGGGCCGGCGACGTTCCAGCCGGTGCTGCAGGTCGCGGACCTTCGCCCCGTCGTCGCCAAGAACACGaccgcggcggcggccgcggcgcaGCACTCGGAGCGGTTCCGCATGCTGCTCTCCGACGGCGTCCACTCCCAGCAGTCCATGCTCGGCACCGGCCTCAACGACCTCATAAAGGACGGAACCCTCCGCGTCGGCTCCATCGTCCATCTCACGGACATGACGTGCAACACCATCCAGAAACGCAG GATCGTTATTGTTGTCAAACTTGAAGTTCTCCAAAGTGAGTGCCCCAAAATTGGGACACCAAAGATTTATGAGAAAAGCTTACCTGAGGGACAGGAGCCTAACTTACCGGCCAATGCTGCTCAAACAAACAGTGGAAACTATTCTGGCCCAGGCATGCTGGGGTCTGCAGTTGCTCCAAGGGTGGAACAGATTGGTAACAATCTGTCATATGGTAGACCCAACAACGGTGGCCCAGGCGTGGGCTCTTCAATTTGTCAGTCTGTTCAACCTGGTGCTAACAATGTGTTGTCTGGTGGAACTTATGGTGCAATGTCAGCACAAAACACAATGAATGCTAACGTGGTGCAGCCAAACTCTCATCAAAACCAAAGTTTTGCGGTTCCTGGCACAGGTGGGGGCTTTGGCCCTCCTGGCAATATATATGGGCGCCCTGCACAGCCTTCATATCAGCAGCCACCTCCACCCCATAGAAATAGTGGCCCAGTTGCTAAGAATGAAGCTGCTTCTCGTGTTATTCCAATTTCTGCACTGAACCCATACCAACGTACATGGACAATAAAGGCTAGGGTGACTGCGAAGGTTCAGGTCAAGAACTTTGTTAATGCAAGAGGTCCAGGAAAAGTCTTCTCCTTTGATCTCCTTGATGCAAATGGTGGAGAAATTCGTGCAACATGCTTTGGCGCGGCAGTTGATCAGTTCTATGACTTAATTGAGGTTGATAAGGTGTACTTGGTATCTAGGGGATCGCTAAAACCTGCAAACAAGAGGTTTAGCCCTTTAAACAATGACTATGAAATGAACCTTGAGCCTTCATCATCTATAGAAGTTTGTTCTGGTGATGATAGCAGCATCCCTAAGCAGCAGTTCAATTTTCGGCAGATCAGCGAAATTGCAAACATGGATAAAGATACCACGGTAGACTTGCTTGGTGTTGTTACTTCAGTTAGGCCTTCTTTTACAGTAATGCTTAAGAATGGCGGGGAAACCCAGAAAAGAGTCCTTCAACTGAAGGACATGTCTGGTTGCAGTGTGGAAATGACCTTTTGGGGTAACTTCTGTGATGCTGAAGGTCAGCAGCTGCAGTCGCTGTGCGATTCTGGTTTGAATCCTATACTTGCGCTGAAATCTGGCCGAGTTGGTGAATTCAACGGCAAAACAGTGGGTACAACTAGCTCAAGTTTGTTAAAAATAAATCCAGATTTCCCTGAAGCTGAAAGGCTGAGGCAGTGGTACATAACTGAAGGAAAAATTGCTGCCTGCACTTCCTTATCTGGGGAAATGTCAAGCATGGGCAGGACTGATGTCCGGAAAAAAACTGCACAGATCAAGGATGAATGCATGGGGCAATCAGAAAAGCCTGATTGGATCACCGTTCAAGGTGCAATTTCACAAATCTACACTGATAATTTTTGTTACCCAGCATGCACCAGGGAGGTTAATGGTAAAAGCTgcaacaaaaaggtcacaaatagtGGTGATGGGATGTGGCTATGTGAGAGATGCGATCAGAGCTCTGAAACGTGCGAGTATAGATACCTGCTGTCGTGCCAGATCCAGGATCATACTGGGTTCACCCCTGCAACTTCGTTCCAAGAGGCTGGCCAGGAGATAATCGGCCTCTCAGCACAAGATCTTTTCAGGATAAAGCATGAAGAGCAAGACGATGTACGTTTCGCAGAAATCATACAGCAGGTCCGATTTCAGCAATACCTATTCAAGCTGAGAGTCAAGGAAGAAGTCTATAATGATGAGCCGCGTGTGAAGTGCAACATTGTTAAGGCTGAAATATACGACCCAGTGAAAGAGAGTCATTTTTTTCTGGGGGCCATTGATAGTCTTTTGGCGGAGGACGCTTCAGGCTCTTCCCCTGGGCTGAATGGTGGTCCTGCTGTTAATGCTGGCTTCGCCAACTCAGAAGCTGGACAGAGTGTGCCAGCCTCCAACAATTCCTATGCCGTGAATATGGGTGGCCCAAATCAGTTTGGGCAGCAATTCAGCGCATCTCGCGGGATGCCGACTGCACCATCAGCGACACCAGCAGCAGGTAGTGGCTTCGCGGCTAATTCCTATGGTCCTTCAGCTGCCAATGCCAGCTCAGGCTTGTGTTTCAAATGTAACCAGCCTGGGCACTTTTCAAGAGACTGTCCAGGGCAGGCTGCCTCCTACAGTTCTTCGGTTGGCGGCAACGCCAACACTGGTCTGTGTTTCAAATGTAATCAGCCTGGGCACTTCGCGAGAGACTGTCCGGCGCAGGCTGCCGGCCACCAGCGCCAGACGTATGCGAATGGCGCCGCGGCAGGAGGATACAACAGGCAGTCCTATGTTGGTAGCTAA